The genomic segment CTAGAAACTGCCCTACTTGAATGCagtatgcatgtatacatacgacacacacacacacacagacacacacacacacagacacacacacacacagacacacacacacacagacacacacagccagCACAGACTTACACCAGGGTTTGCAGTTGACATTCAGGGTAAGTCAGGCCCTCACACAGCAGTTTCACCCCACGATCTCCAAGAGCATTCTTGGCCAAACACAGGTGGGTCAGCCTCTGGTTGACAATCAAAGCAGAAGACAGATCTTTGCAATAGGCTTCTGTAAGGTGACAGTTCTCCAACCTGCAAAAGCACCACACAGATAGCCAGATGGTGAAAGCATTTCCAGGACCCAACTTTCTTGGCTGTCTTCAATGACTAGAGTCCTCGGTCACACCCCTTTTTGTTAATCCTCTGCCCTCTGTCAGTGGTGTGCTAGTGATCGTGGTCATAAAGGGACAGGAATGAGAGAAGGGTGAGTCACATGAGCCATTTGTCTGGGGCCAAAAGTGGGAGCAAGGCATCTATATCAGTGGGGCGCTCCATCCTGCTCACCCAGCAATTCCAGGTGtcacctcttctcttctctgtgtgaccctacaTCTACCACAAAGACGCTCAATGGAAAGAGAGGAGAGACTTACGACAACCTCTGTAGGAAGCACGTCGGATATCTCAGGGTCATGTATAGCAACTTGGCTCCCTCATCCAGGAGCTCATTTGCTGTGAGGTTCAAGCATGTGAGGGACTGGTTGGTTCTGAGGCAGCAGGAGAGATCAGCCCACTGCTGAGCGGAGGCAGAACAAGACACCAACCTGCAGGAGAAATGGCAACAAGGCATTCATGAGGACCAGACACTGGACACACAGTTGTCTGCAGTTTCGTCTCACTCTGTTATgttagtgcttcccaggtggctctagtggtaaagaacccacctgccagtgcaggagactaagagacgtgggtttgatgcctgggttggggagatcccctggaggtgggcatggcaacccactccagtattctcacctggagaatcccatggacagaagagcctggtgggatacagtccatggggtcataaagagttggacccagctgaaatgacttagcatgccaTTATGTTAACCCTGGACTAAATTATCTGGAGCAGAGGTTGTCCAAGTGTGATTCCTGGACCAGTTGCATCAGCACCACCTGGTAACTGTGTAGAAATGCAAATCGTCTAGAGACTCTAGATGTAGAGGCCAGCGATCTATGTTTTAAGGTATCCTGCAGTCACTTGGAAGATGTCTTTTAACAAATTCCTGGACCATATACCCAGAATTTGATTCTGAAGAATCCAGGTGAGACCCAAGAATTTGGATCTTTTTATCAAGTTCCCCGGtgatggtgctgctgctggtggtctgGAGATGATGCACCAAGAACTACTTATTTAGAAACCCAGCCAGCCGAGCATATTGTGCAACTATATTCTATCTGCAGATGCGTATTCTATTCCTGGAGGTATACATTCTTCATCATGagcaaataaaactttattggaaCATAATATATAGTATCGTGATAAAGAATATGCATTTCCAGGAGTAGAATACAGGtaacatgtttttctttcttttggggggggggtgggccacgctgcctggcatgtgggatctttgttccctgactagggatcgaacccacaccccatgcaagggaagcatggagtcttagccactggacctccaggggagTCCCCTCCAGCTCATTTTCTATTCTGGGGCATGTGCCGtaagtggtggtggttgttgcttagttgttaagtcattctgactctgctactgctaagtcacttcaatcatgtccgactctgtgtgaccccatagacggcagcccaccagacttccccatccctgggattctccaggcaagaacactggagtgggttgccattgccttctccaatgcatgaaagtgaaaagtgaaagtgaagtcgctcagtcgtgtctgactcttagcaaccccatggactgtagcccaccaggctcctccatccatgggattttccaggcaagagtactggcgtggggtatCCAGTCAGaataagggattcctgccccctCTGATTTGCACAGCATTGCCATCTAGGTTTGTGCTAGCTCTGTTCACAGGCTGAGGGTTTTCAGCAGTGGTGAGGCTGATATACCTGAGATATTTCAGATTACATTTGGGGTTCCTCAAGACCTCACACAATGGGGGAAGCATGTCATTCTGGTCATTTCCTTGAAGGGTCAGATGTGTTAAAGTCTTGTGACCACCAAAAGCCATGCAGAAGTTCCGATAAGTGTCAGCTGGGGAAATATTTTTGAGGCTGGGAAAAGAAACAGGTGTTAGCTGGAGTTTGTATACCTATACTGCACACACATAGAATAAAGAGCTGCCATGGGCTTAAATGttagagttgattttttttcacatttttgccTTTATTGACATACCATTGACAGATAAAACTGTATATTTAAAGCGTATGACTCCATGTTTTGATATACAAGTGCCTTGTGAAGTCACCCCTACTATCAAGCCACCACTGCACACAGatccccttccttcttttcttctgcgGTGAGGACACTTATGATGAACTGTCTTGGCAAATTTCAAGTATTCAGAGCAGTAATGTTAGCAGTCATCACACTGCTGTCCATCAGGTCACCAGAGCTTACCATCTTGCATACCTGACACTTTGTGCTGTTTAATGAACAGCTCATTACAATTAGAAGctcaagtttcattttttttaaagcaggaaaTAACTTTAATTATCCAGTTCTTCTCATAGAAGAAAAAGATCTGAGCTGTTAGCAGCTGTCATGtcatagatggatagatggatagacagacagatagacgATAGACAGATCTTATGAAAGCAGAAGCTCCAAGTCATAAGCAGTCATTTTAGACAAAAGCTGTTCTCCTATGGCTTCTTGAGAAAGATAAGGCAGCATCTCTTTTCCTTGAAGTGTTACCAATGGATGCATTTCAACAATGTTATGTTCTTGATGACAAAATTATAATGGAGGAATCACAGTTCAGGTATTCAAAATTGGAGTCAGGTGGCTACTGAGAATCTGGTCTCAAACACCTCTCTGCATCACTGAGAACTTGCACTTTCTTAAAAAGCCCAAGGACACCACCCTCCAACCCCACTCTTATAGTCCCTCCAATCTCCCCTTGTAACTATGCAACCATTTCAAACCCCAAGCAATCCTTGCTCAAGGAGCACTCTTACTTCTTGCCAGCTCCAATTATAATTCTTGATAAACAACTCAGGTAACTGACTGTAACACTGCATTTTCTGCTTTATAAACCTCCTCAATTTTGTAGTCAGGGGGAACACAGTTCAAGCATTtcctgaatctgtgtctcttgggcTGTGGTCCTAAATGACCCCAAATCAGCACGTTTTAATCTCAATCAAGTCTCCATTTCTGAAATGTTGGTTAACAGCCTGCTGAATACTTTGACTCCAAGGAATGCTCTTGGGCTTAGAATCAGGACTGCAGAGCCAATGAAACCCAAAGTGGGAAGAGCTCTTATTTCTCTGTGTTGAGAAAAAAATACCGAAAGAGGACTAGCTACACAAACGAACCTCAGGTCCAGGAAAACTCTAACTAAAATGCTGTCTTAGGGGGACGAAAATGTAAGAAGCTTGGAGATGCCCTGGAAGTTTTAATCCAGGGACTAGCTGCTACTTACACCACTTTCTGGAGACTAGAGGCAGCAGAGGCTATTTTTTCGCAAAGAATTCTCACTGAAGAGGTACTGAGGAAGCTCTGACTGATGTCCAGAAAGAGCAGATTCCTGTTTGATTCAAACACagaacaaagatccatccagagAGGGAGCATGTGTTGCTCATTCTGGGACCTACGGGAAAGAGACGAAGGAGGGACTTAACAAATACTGCTGGAGAGAAAAGTGACATTTGTCCATCTCCATGTGTTTCGGGTTGCTCTGTGCATtatcgttgtttagttgctcggcTGTCttttactctttgtgatcctctggactgtagcctgcccggctcctctgtccacgggatctcccaggcaagaatattggagggggttggcatccccttctccaggggatcttcctgacccagggatcgaacctgcatctcctgaactggcaggtggattctttactactgagccacctgggaggccctaatAAGAAATTATAACTCTAAAAGCTGGGTGATTTAATTATTTAGCACAAGTATCAGACAACCCAATACCTAAGACATATTACTGGAGAAAGAATTGAACTTCTCACATGTCAACCTAACAGAGccttaaaataaagcaaaattctaACCATATCATTGATCAAAGATTGAAAGCAATATACATCACTGATAAACACTTAAGAGTAGGTGTACACATCAATGGAAGTTATTTGGATATTTGATGGTAAATCCATGTATGTAATATTCAAGCTAATTTATAACCATATTTGCTGACCTAAGATGATGTCcataaaattttgagaaaatacaATCTTTAAGTGGTTGCATATTCATGTACAAAGATTTCTCAAAGAATGGTTATTTTGTTCTGGTGATTGCTTTTGAGTGGAAGGATTTTAGCAGAGGaaagaggagacctgggttcaatccctgggtcaggaagatcctgtggagtaggaaatggcaacccacttcagtattcttgcctgggaaatcccatggacagaggagcctggcgggctatagtccatgggattgcaaaagagtcagacacaactcaatgACTAAACAAAGATTTAGATAAATTAGTATGCAAGCCTGTCAAAATATTTGagtgaaagaaggggaaaaattagAATATGAATATAGATGGATCCATAAGGTAGAGAAATGCTGATGTTATCATGGTCCTAACACTTCCTGGAAGTAAATCAAGCTTATGACTTCACCAAGTGgtgaaggaaaatgagagaacgTTAAGggaatatgtaaaacagacaccTCCACCAGGGGGCTAATGAGGGCATTTTATTCTAGTTCAACAAATATACATGAAGATTTTAGACACAGACTTCAGATAACAACCtaggagggaggaagaggtggGTTGATAAGATGAATATCAGTATGTCGACAGGTATTACACATCACCGTGAGGTAGAGATTTTAGATTGTGACCACAGGACTTTATAAGCCAACAGACTTGAGCTCTAATCCCAGCCACACACTCTTTTCTGAAGCCAGTATCTTCATCTTAACATGGAAGGTGACCTGTTTCTAGTAGGTGCCAAGTTAGACGTATTTGGAAACTGCACATGATCTCAGTTGATGTTATTTGTGCCGAAATTGAAAATAACAAAGATTCATAACTGGCCATCTCATTATCTGTAAGGTGAAGTTCCTGGGAGAGAGTCTCCGTCATCGTGGGTGAGGTGTAGGGTTCAGAAACTCGGCAGATTCAACTCCTGACTCCATCTTTAACGCTTTTCTAGAAGTCATGCCGCAAATGGGACCACCATGTCATACGTCTCCCCAGATCTACACAGCCAACCTGCAGACTGAAACAGGTGGAGACATTTGCAAAAAATGGTTTGGCTAAAGGAAAATGGAGGTGGGTCTCCAAAGAAGGTCTGGTTCCAAAGCTCCCACTTCTAATACCATCATACCTCCTGCCTTGAATGTTAGGCTGGCAGGACACAGGCCACAAAAGGCCACTTACTGACCTTAAGCAAGAGGGAAAAAGACACACTGACTTTTTGTTAATGAACCATGGAATAAGGCAAAAGATAGGAGAACTAGCCAGGTAAAAAAATGAGTTCTCACCTTTCAACCTGAGTGCCTGATTCCAGTGCGCTATCACTATCCAGGAATATCCCCTCTTCTACCTGCAGTGAAAGTTTCTGCAAGTTTCCACAGTGCTTGAGGCAGAATGATGAGTGCACGACATCCGTTTTATTTTTCAAACGCAGGGACATTTCCTTAACGTGGGCCATGGCATCCTTCACGAGCTGCTCCTCCTGAGACTCGTACAGACAGCTCAGAACCTCCTTCGTGTCCATCACGGAAAAGGATTTCTTCCCATGGGGCATCAGCGTGTATTTCAGGAGCTCCCGCTTGATCTCTGTTGATACCAGACAGCCGAAAGTCGCCTCCAGCTCCATGGCCCTTCTTTCGTTGCAGAGGCCAAACAGGAAGTACCCGACGTGGGTCAGGCTGGGGTTCTTCAGCCTTTCTGCCTTGGACAGCAGTTTCCCCACATCCTTGACGTGCCACCAGCAGCCGcccagcccttcctcctcctgctctttCGGCTCCAAGACATAGAACATGGCGGCCAGAAAGTGCTGGACGCTGAGATGGATGAAAGAGTAGCAGGCCTCGCCGTCTTCGCTCTTCTGGAGAATATTCCCgttcaggaaaggagagagggcagACGGGTGCACCCCAAGTCGCCTGAGGTCTTCCCCATCGAACACGGAGCTCCGCGTCCACACGCCCTCAGCAGCCAAGAGGCACAGGGGCTTGAGCGGAGCCTGGAGGCCCCGCCTGGGGCCGCCGCCGCGCGGTGGGGGGAAGCGGCTGCAGAGGAAGCGCAGGAACAGGGCCGTGGTGGTCCGGCAGGTGGCGGCGGGGTCCTCCCCCCTCTCCATCTGCTGTCTCAGACAGGTGCAGACCAGCCAGCACACGGAGGGCGCCGAGCCCAGCTGGAACAGAGCCGCGTTGCTCTTCATCAAGTCGAAAGCTCGCAGGGCCTGACTCTCCTCCTCGAAGTGTTTCAGGAAATACGCCTTCCGGTCTTCCTCCAAGAACCCCTCGATCTCTATGAAGAGCGGCTGTTCTGTTAAGAGCCGCAGCTCCTGCAGGGCGCCTGGTCGGGTGGTGATGAGTAAGGTGGCCTTGGGCAGCATCTTTCTCTTCAGTAAACTTCCCAGGAGGACGGGCACcggcttctgcttcttccagtcgCCACATAGGTCGTGGATGAGCGCCCCCGAGGGGACCTTCAGCTCATCAAAACCGTCGAGGATGAACAGGACTTTCTGTGCCCGGGCCAGGATCGCGGGTATGTCGTCCTGCACATGTGGCCAGTTGGCAGATATCAGCTCTGCAAAGGTGCACGTCCCCATGTGGTTGAGCTCCTTGCAGCTGAGGTAGAAGGCGGAGTTGGAGGTCTCTGCCAGGTTGTCCTGTGTCCAGTCCAGCATCAGTTTCTTTGCCAGGGTGGTTTTCCCAACGCCGGCAGGACCGTGCAGCACCACAGTGTATGGAAATGGCCCAGCCAGCATTTTAGGATTACAGAATGGGATCAGGGTCTCATATCTTTGGGTGACGATACGAACATCTTCACTGATTTTGGGCCAGAAGTTCTTCCAGCGTTGACAGAACTTCTTCTtcaatatatttctgtatttatctTGTTTACCTTCAGTGATAAGAGTCAGGGGATAGACAGAATATAGTTTGTTATTCATTAGGGAGATGATGCTTTGTTTTaagcaggaaagggaaaaagaagaaatgaggttTATAAAGAACCACCCGACACAAAACTCACTCCAGGTAGAGAGGACAGACCTGGCTTTTCTCCTTCCAAATCTTCTGTTTCTTGTAGGTTTGTGACATCTTCTTCCTGTACTTGGGCCAGCTCtgcaaaaatacaaattaaagtgAGCTTGACGCAAGACTGGTgtacttcttcttcttttttaaaaccagaaataGGGTGTGAAAGTAGACTCCAAGGAGTCCAGAATCTAAGTTTTTTGTCCATGGTGTGTGCTGGGATGTGTAAAGTTGGGTTTATAGTGATGAAGATAGCAACTGAGTCCTCTAAACCAAGTTGCATGCAGGCAGCGGCGGCGGCCAGTGCATTAAGTGCGGCcgagagctaccccacatccgagatcaggggcagaggcctagagtgccaggctgcgacggtgcaggaacagccgagaggagctaccccacgtccgaggtcagggatggcggccgggaggagccaccccgcctccgaggccaggggcagcagccaggaggagcaaccccatgcctgaggccagggtggcgaccaggaggagcaacccctcGTCCAAGGCCAGGGGCTGTGGCatggaggagcaaccccacgtccaaggagtggtggctgtgcgggcgcaggagggcctagaggagccatcccatgttgaaggtcaggaagggcggcgggaggagataccccttgtccaaggtaaggagcagtggctgtgctttgctggagcagctgtgaagagataccccacacccaaggtaagagaaatccaagtaagatggtagatgttgcaagagggcatcagagggcagacacactgaaaccatactcacagaaaactagtcaatctaatcacactaggaccacagccttgtctaaactaaaccatgcctgtggggcaacccaagacaggcaggtcatggtggagaggtctgacagaatgtggtccactggagaagggaatggcaaaccacttcagtattcttgccttgagaaccccatgaacagtaggaaaaggcaaaatgataggatactgaaagaggcactccccaggtcattaggtgcccaatatactactggaggtcagcagagaaataactccagaaagaatgaagggatggagccaaagcaaaaaacaatacccagctgtggatgtgactggtgatagaagcaagatccgatgctgtaaagagcagtattgcataggaacctggaatgtcaggtccatgaatcaaggcaaattggaagtggtcaaacaggagatggcaagagtgaacatcaacattctaggaatcagcaaactaaaatggactggaatgggtgaatttaactcagatgaccattgtatctactactgcaggcaggaatcccttagaagaaatggagtagccatcatggtcaacaaaagagtctgaaatgcagtacttggatgcaatctcaaaaacgacagaatgatctctgttcgtttccaaggcaaaccatttcatattacagtaatccaagtctatgccccaaccagtaacgctgaagaaggtgaagttgaatgggtctatgaagacctacaagaccttttagaactaacgccaaaaaaagatgtccttttcattataggggactggaatgcaaaagtaggaagtcaagaaacactcagagtaacaggcaaatttggccttggaatgcagaatgaagcacggcaaagactaatagagttttgccaagaaaatgcacttgtcatagcaaacaccctcttccaacaacacaagagaagactctacacatggacatcaccagatggtcaacaccaaaatcagattgattatattctctgcagcaaaagatggagaagctctatgcagtcaacaaaaacaagaccaggagctgactgtggctcagatcatgaactcgttattgccaaattcagacttaaattgaagaaagtggggaaaaccactagaccattcaggtatgacctaaatcaaatcccttatgattatacagtggaagtgagaaatagatttaagggcctagatctgatagatagagtgcctgatgaactatggaatgaggttcgtgacattgtacaggagacaggggtcaagaccatccccatggaaaagaaatgcaaaaaagcaaaatggctgtctggggaggccttacaaatagctgtgaagagaagagaggtgaaaagcaaaggagaaaaggaaagatataagcatctgaatgcagagttccaaagaatagcaagaagagataagaaagccttcttcagcgatcaatgcaaagaaatagaggaaaacaacagaatggaaaagactagagatctcttcaagaaaattagagatacgaagggaacatttcatgcaaagatgggcttgataaaggacagaaatggtctggacctaacagaagcagaagatattaagaagagatgacaagaatacacagaagaactgtacaaaaaagatcttcacaacccagataatcacaatggtgtgatcactcatctagagccagacatcctggaacgtgaagtcaagtgggccttaggaagcatcactatgaacaaagctagtggaggtgatggaattccagtagagcgatttcaaatcctgaaagatgatgctgtgaaagtgctacactcaatatgccagcaagtttggaaaactcagcagtggccacaggactggaaaaggtcagttttcattccaatcccaaagaaaggcaatgccaaagaatgctcaaactaccgcacaattgcactcatctcacatgttagtaaagtaatgctcaaaattctccaagccaggcttcagcaatatgtgaaccgtgaacttcctgatgttcaagctggttttagaaaaggcaaaggaaccagggatcaaattgccaacatccactggatcatagaaaaagcaagagagttccagaaaaacatccatatctgctttattgactatgccaaagcctttgactgtgtggatcacaataaactgtggaaaattctccaagagacaggaataccagaccacctaacctgcctcttgagaaatctgtatgcaggccaggaagcaacagttagaactggacatggaacaacagactggttccagataggaaaaggagtacatcaaggctgtatattgtcaccctgcttatttaatttctatgcagagtacatcatgagaaacgctggactggaagaaacacaagctggaatcaagattgccgggagaaatatcaataacctcagatatgcagatgacaccacccttatggcagaaagtgaagaggaactaaaaagcctcttgatgaaagtgaaagaggagagtgaaaaagttggcttaaagctcaacattcagaaaacgaagatcatggcatccagtcccatcactccatgggaaatagattgggaaacagtggaaacagtgtcagagtttattgttttgggctccaaaatcactgcagatggtgattgcagccatgaaattaagatgcttactccttggaagaaaagttatgaccaacctagatagcatattcaaaagcagagacattactttgccgactaaggtccgtctagtcaaggctatggtttttccagtagtcatgtatggatgtgagagttggactgtgaagaaggctgagcaccgaataattgatgcttttgaactgtgatgtggagaagactcttgagagtcccttggactgcaaggagatccaaccagtccattctgaaggagaatagccctgggatttctttggaaggaatgatgctaaagctgaagctccagtactttggccacctcatgtgaagagttgactcattggaaaagattctgatgctgggagggattgggggcaggaggagaaggggacaatagaggatgag from the Capra hircus breed San Clemente chromosome 18, ASM170441v1, whole genome shotgun sequence genome contains:
- the NLRP2 gene encoding NACHT, LRR and PYD domains-containing protein 2 encodes the protein MAPSAKLGFHLQPLVEELGQDELSKFKSLLRDHSLKEELQHLLQTEVEEASRKQPADLLTDRCPSFWVEMVSIQVSDAMNQMDLSERAKDELRELAQVQEEDVTNLQETEDLEGEKPGKQDKYRNILKKKFCQRWKNFWPKISEDVRIVTQRYETLIPFCNPKMLAGPFPYTVVLHGPAGVGKTTLAKKLMLDWTQDNLAETSNSAFYLSCKELNHMGTCTFAELISANWPHVQDDIPAILARAQKVLFILDGFDELKVPSGALIHDLCGDWKKQKPVPVLLGSLLKRKMLPKATLLITTRPGALQELRLLTEQPLFIEIEGFLEEDRKAYFLKHFEEESQALRAFDLMKSNAALFQLGSAPSVCWLVCTCLRQQMERGEDPAATCRTTTALFLRFLCSRFPPPRGGGPRRGLQAPLKPLCLLAAEGVWTRSSVFDGEDLRRLGVHPSALSPFLNGNILQKSEDGEACYSFIHLSVQHFLAAMFYVLEPKEQEEEGLGGCWWHVKDVGKLLSKAERLKNPSLTHVGYFLFGLCNERRAMELEATFGCLVSTEIKRELLKYTLMPHGKKSFSVMDTKEVLSCLYESQEEQLVKDAMAHVKEMSLRLKNKTDVVHSSFCLKHCGNLQKLSLQVEEGIFLDSDSALESGTQVERSQNEQHMLPLWMDLCSVFESNRNLLFLDISQSFLSTSSVRILCEKIASAASSLQKVVLKNISPADTYRNFCMAFGGHKTLTHLTLQGNDQNDMLPPLCEVLRNPKCNLKYLRLVSCSASAQQWADLSCCLRTNQSLTCLNLTANELLDEGAKLLYMTLRYPTCFLQRLSLENCHLTEAYCKDLSSALIVNQRLTHLCLAKNALGDRGVKLLCEGLTYPECQLQTLVLWCCNITSDGCIHLSTLLQQNSSLTHLDLGLNHIGIIGLKFLCEALKKPLCKLRCLWLWGCAITPFCCAELSSALRSNQNLITLDLGQNSLGSSGVNMLCDALKLQSCPLQTLRLKIDESDARIQKLLREMKESNPQLTIESDHRDPKDNRPSSHDFIF